The following DNA comes from Candidatus Edwardsbacteria bacterium.
TGACCACCTCTCCCTCCGGAACTTTTCGCGGAGCCTTGACCCGAATGTCGCCGGATGGCAGGTTCTTGAGAATATATTCGCAGATATTGTATGATTCCATCAGTTCCTTGGCCCGAACCACTACCCTGGCCAGTACATCCCCGCCTTCATCGGTTACGATGTTGAAGGGAATATGCTCGCCAAAACCAGCGTAGGGATCGTCCTTGCGGACGTCGAAATCGACCCCGGAAGCCCGGGTGGTCGGCCCGGCAGCATTAAGTTCAAGGGCCTTGGCCTTGGGCAATATACCGACCCCGGCGATTCTGGCCACCAGAGTCGGCTCGGAGGCTCCGATATTCAGGTAATACGGAGTCCGGGCCTTGAGGGCGGCAATACCGTCCAGGACCTTCTTGATCTGCATCTCGTCCAGGTCGCGCCGCACTCCGCCGAAGGTCTGCATGCCGTAATTGACCCGGTTGCCGGAGACCATCTCCAGAATGTCCTCGACAATTTCGCGGTCCCGCCAGGTGTACATGAAGAAAGTATCGAAACCCACCTCGTGCCCGGCCACCCCCAGCCATAAAAGATGGGAATGGACCCGCTCCAGCTCGCCCATAAGGCAGCGGATGAACAGGCCCCGCTTGGGCGGCTCGATGCCCATTAATTTCTCCACCCCCTGGGCAAAGACGGTCATGTGGACGTTGGAGCAGATGCCGCAGACCCTTTCCAGCAGGTAAAGATCCTGGATATAGGTCCGTTCCTCGCAGCCTTTTTCTATGCCCCGGTGGTTATAGCCCAAGCGAAGGTCGGCATCGATCACAGTCTCGCCGTCCACCAGGAAGCGGAATGAAGTGGGCTCTTTTAAAGCCGGATGTTGCGGGCCTACCGGTAATATAAATGTGCTCATTCTATGACTCCCTTCTCCCGGTTATAGTGCCAGTCCTTGCGCAGCGGGTAGATGCCCTGCGGCCAGTCATCGGGCAGGACCAGTGGGCGCATATCGGGATGGCCTTCAAAATTTATGCCTAACAGGTCGTGGACCTCCCTTTCGTAGAATATCGCGCCGGGGTAGACCGCTATAGTTGTCGGCAGTTTAGGATCGTTCCGATCGGTCTGGAGGCGTAGCATCAGGGCCATGCCGTTCTGGGCGAAGTGATAAAGAGCCTCCAGCTTGTCCCCGGTATCCCGGCCGGTGATGGTGGAAAGGTGGTAGAACCCGGCCTTCTCCTTGAGCACC
Coding sequences within:
- a CDS encoding nickel-dependent hydrogenase large subunit gives rise to the protein MSTFILPVGPQHPALKEPTSFRFLVDGETVIDADLRLGYNHRGIEKGCEERTYIQDLYLLERVCGICSNVHMTVFAQGVEKLMGIEPPKRGLFIRCLMGELERVHSHLLWLGVAGHEVGFDTFFMYTWRDREIVEDILEMVSGNRVNYGMQTFGGVRRDLDEMQIKKVLDGIAALKARTPYYLNIGASEPTLVARIAGVGILPKAKALELNAAGPTTRASGVDFDVRKDDPYAGFGEHIPFNIVTDEGGDVLARVVVRAKELMESYNICEYILKNLPSGDIRVKAPRKVPEGEVVSRAEAQRGECIHYIRSNGTDKPDRVKVRAPTLANWPATLYMLRGGYVADIPIVMAAIDPCLSCTDRMAIITDPKGNEKVWNWETLRQYGIDFYRKRGIKL
- a CDS encoding NADH-quinone oxidoreductase subunit C, giving the protein MTFEEIKKILEENLKGKIKELINPFPRRMTLWVDKADAVATCQVLKEKAGFYHLSTITGRDTGDKLEALYHFAQNGMALMLRLQTDRNDPKLPTTIAVYPGAIFYEREVHDLLGINFEGHPDMRPLVLPDDWPQGIYPLRKDWHYNREKGVIE